A single region of the Candidatus Eisenbacteria bacterium genome encodes:
- a CDS encoding cupin domain-containing protein: MTGGGTRPRTRPSVSTSPASAGRAFPGSIPPDPTRRRTRPPPARRNSSSRSRGSPIARRLLQERRRVADRMLGRGTRLALSVTIGGQEGSVSRMGNRIHPGRYAVGCWRNLEALEAQSHLERMAISSDRITVVRCVYHEGSDFPEHFHPQEQLTIVEEGTLEVTVEGEKISVGKGEMITVAPNIRHATSVQPGVGRVVALNIFLRLADRRNGVGSGVGVSTIVSPAR, from the coding sequence ATGACCGGAGGGGGTACGAGGCCAAGGACGAGACCGAGCGTCTCTACTTCGCCAGCCAGCGCCGGGCGAGCATTTCCAGGCTCGATCCCTCCGGACCCGACCAGACGCCGGACGAGACCGCCGCCAGCGCGGAGGAACTCCTCCTCGCGATCGAGAGGATCGCCCATCGCGCGGCGGCTGCTTCAGGAGAGGCGGAGGGTCGCCGATAGGATGCTCGGGAGAGGAACTCGCCTCGCCCTGTCGGTTACAATCGGAGGACAGGAGGGGAGCGTGTCGCGCATGGGGAATCGAATCCACCCGGGTCGCTACGCGGTGGGATGCTGGCGGAATCTGGAGGCGCTTGAGGCTCAGTCCCATCTCGAGAGGATGGCGATCTCGAGCGATCGGATCACGGTGGTGCGGTGCGTATACCACGAAGGGTCCGATTTTCCGGAGCATTTCCACCCGCAGGAACAGTTGACCATCGTCGAGGAGGGAACCCTCGAAGTCACGGTCGAGGGGGAGAAGATCTCGGTCGGGAAGGGGGAGATGATCACGGTCGCCCCCAACATCCGCCACGCGACCAGCGTGCAGCCCGGTGTCGGCAGGGTGGTCGCCCTGAACATCTTCCTAAGGCTGGCCGACCGCCGAAACGGGGTGGGCAGCGGCGTCGGCGTCTCCACGATCGTGAGCCCGGCCCGCTAG
- a CDS encoding HAD family hydrolase: MNDDPAMALLYLELHRAMCSSGYRVSFPELLEEREELIRRHGPEHWQMLGRKYLGEQGHWRLMLRCAGRMRADYMASHAVMPGMADAVRLLSERYEIGVVANQLRESGDALDGVGMGRHIKVRAISEAIGHRKPSPEIYLWALERAGCDPGEAVMVGDRLDNDIAPARRLGIWTILCRVPHDRRGYEAKDETERLYFASQRRASISRLDPSGPDQTPDETAASAEELLLAIERIAHRAAAASGEAEGRR, from the coding sequence ATGAACGACGACCCGGCGATGGCGCTGCTCTACCTCGAGCTGCACCGCGCGATGTGCTCATCCGGCTACCGCGTCTCCTTCCCGGAACTGCTCGAAGAGAGGGAGGAACTGATCCGCCGTCACGGCCCGGAGCACTGGCAGATGCTGGGACGCAAGTACCTGGGGGAGCAGGGGCACTGGAGGCTCATGCTCCGGTGCGCCGGGAGGATGCGCGCCGACTACATGGCGAGCCATGCCGTCATGCCCGGTATGGCCGATGCGGTCCGGCTGCTGTCCGAGCGCTACGAGATCGGCGTGGTCGCCAACCAGCTCCGCGAATCGGGCGACGCGCTCGATGGGGTGGGGATGGGCCGGCACATCAAGGTGCGCGCCATCAGCGAGGCGATCGGTCACCGCAAGCCATCGCCCGAGATCTACCTCTGGGCCCTCGAGCGGGCCGGCTGCGACCCCGGGGAGGCCGTGATGGTCGGAGATCGGTTGGACAACGATATCGCCCCGGCTCGCAGGCTCGGGATCTGGACCATCCTGTGCCGGGTCCCTCATGACCGGAGGGGGTACGAGGCCAAGGACGAGACCGAGCGTCTCTACTTCGCCAGCCAGCGCCGGGCGAGCATTTCCAGGCTCGATCCCTCCGGACCCGACCAGACGCCGGACGAGACCGCCGCCAGCGCGGAGGAACTCCTCCTCGCGATCGAGAGGATCGCCCATCGCGCGGCGGCTGCTTCAGGAGAGGCGGAGGGTCGCCGATAG
- a CDS encoding NADH-quinone oxidoreductase subunit N, with protein sequence MMSLGFADLLELGPFLHLALGGVAVVLLDTILGRRRTIPWSLPTLAVLSLTFADIVARFGDGGGPAGGPLSWYATSDRFSLFLAALVCLSAACCVLLSEPYLERMGRRRGEYHALILFSAAGMVLFSSTTDLIALFIGLELLSIPVYILSGYLRGDLRSAEAAMKYFLLGAFSSAVFLLGLAFVYGASGTTDLRAAMLAGASTPALLKAGFVLLLTGFLFKIGAVPFHMWIPDVYEGAPTTVTAFMATAVKTAAIGALLRVLALRGGSPGGIDVAGMLWWIAVLTMTVGNLAALTQSSMKRMLAYSSIAHAGYLLVGATVFAGSGDPRALNGILYYLLAYTFMTIGAFAVVIAMGEKGRERLEMDDYGGLGWRHPALGIAMSVFMISLSGIPPTAGFLGKYAVFKNAVENGQTPLVVIAVLNSAASVYYYLKVMVMLYMRPETARAAIPRSLLAGAVVAVCVFIVLWAGLAPDSLLPGVPTLLSWAGGSLLAAR encoded by the coding sequence ATGATGTCTCTCGGTTTCGCCGATCTCCTCGAGCTCGGTCCCTTCCTGCATCTCGCCCTGGGAGGGGTGGCGGTCGTTCTTCTCGACACGATCCTGGGGAGGCGGAGGACGATACCCTGGAGCCTCCCGACCCTCGCCGTCCTGTCGCTGACGTTCGCGGACATCGTGGCCCGTTTCGGCGACGGAGGCGGCCCTGCAGGAGGTCCGCTCTCCTGGTATGCCACGTCGGATCGCTTCTCTCTCTTCCTTGCCGCGCTCGTCTGTCTGAGCGCCGCCTGCTGCGTCCTCCTCTCGGAGCCGTATCTCGAGAGGATGGGGAGGCGCAGGGGCGAGTACCACGCCTTGATTCTCTTCTCCGCGGCCGGCATGGTCCTCTTCTCGTCGACCACGGACCTCATCGCCCTCTTCATCGGCCTGGAGCTTCTCTCGATCCCGGTCTACATCCTCTCGGGATACCTGAGGGGGGACTTGCGCAGCGCCGAGGCCGCGATGAAGTACTTCCTTCTGGGCGCCTTCTCGAGCGCCGTCTTCCTCCTGGGGCTCGCCTTCGTCTACGGCGCGTCCGGGACGACCGACCTGCGCGCGGCGATGCTCGCCGGCGCCTCGACGCCGGCCCTGCTCAAGGCGGGATTCGTCCTCTTGCTGACGGGGTTCCTCTTCAAGATCGGCGCCGTCCCGTTCCACATGTGGATCCCCGATGTCTATGAAGGGGCTCCGACGACCGTCACTGCGTTCATGGCGACGGCGGTCAAGACCGCGGCGATCGGAGCCCTCCTGCGCGTGCTCGCGCTGCGCGGCGGGAGCCCCGGAGGGATCGATGTCGCGGGGATGCTCTGGTGGATCGCCGTGCTCACCATGACGGTCGGCAACCTTGCCGCGCTGACCCAGTCGAGCATGAAGAGGATGCTCGCCTACTCCTCGATCGCGCACGCGGGCTATCTCCTGGTGGGAGCGACGGTCTTCGCCGGCAGCGGCGATCCGCGGGCGCTGAACGGGATCCTCTACTATCTGCTCGCCTACACCTTCATGACGATCGGCGCCTTCGCGGTCGTGATCGCGATGGGGGAGAAGGGGCGCGAGCGCCTGGAGATGGACGACTACGGCGGCCTCGGCTGGCGCCACCCGGCTCTCGGGATCGCCATGAGCGTCTTCATGATCTCCCTCTCCGGGATCCCGCCGACGGCCGGATTCCTGGGGAAGTACGCCGTCTTCAAGAATGCCGTGGAGAACGGACAGACGCCGCTCGTCGTGATCGCGGTCCTGAACAGCGCGGCCTCCGTCTACTACTATCTGAAGGTGATGGTGATGCTCTACATGCGCCCGGAGACGGCCCGCGCCGCCATCCCCCGCAGCCTTCTCGCCGGGGCGGTCGTCGCCGTCTGCGTCTTCATCGTTCTCTGGGCCGGCCTCGCTCCCGATTCCTTGCTGCCGGGCGTCCCCACGCTCCTCTCGTGGGCGGGGGGATCACTCCTGGCCGCGCGCTAG
- a CDS encoding NADH-quinone oxidoreductase subunit M: MNGVPGHLSFLLLLPLLGAVLMLFLPKDRPTAVRWIALLASTATLAVSLALLAGFKTSASMQFVEEAAWVGSLGIGYRLGVDGISLFLVILTALLTPIVILSSWRDISQRVRAFHGMMLLLETGMIGAFISLDLFLFYVFWELMLIPMYVLIGVWGGPRKIYAAVKFVLYTIVGSLLMLVAILVLYHLHHAQTGVYSFALEDLRRTALAAGTQWWLFAAFGLAFAIKVPVWPLHTWLPDAHVEAPTAGSVILAGVLLKMGTYGFLRLAIPFFPDAAVRFQPFLVALAVIGILYGALVAMAQTDIKKLVAYSSVSHLGYVMLGLFSFNIEAFSGALYQMLNHGLSTGALFLLVGILYERRHTRMISDYGGIATKVPLFTAAFLLVTLSSIGLPGLNGFVGEFLILLGAFETQRTAAVLATLGVVLGAVYMLWLAQRFLFGPMRNPENRALRDLTPREALVLVPILVLIVYMGVQPRPFLDRMAPALRAALAPVAAVRGQAAAPAPLHGFLGREDGDGQFGGSDSLGCEARLGREGGSGR; this comes from the coding sequence ATGAACGGCGTGCCGGGCCACCTGAGCTTCCTGCTCTTGCTGCCGCTCCTCGGCGCCGTCCTGATGCTGTTCTTGCCCAAGGACAGGCCGACGGCGGTCCGGTGGATCGCGCTCCTGGCCTCCACGGCCACGCTCGCCGTCTCGCTGGCCCTGCTGGCCGGCTTCAAGACGAGCGCCTCGATGCAGTTCGTCGAGGAGGCCGCCTGGGTCGGCTCTCTGGGGATCGGCTACCGGCTCGGCGTCGACGGGATCTCCCTCTTCCTCGTGATCCTGACCGCCCTGCTGACGCCGATCGTGATCCTCTCGAGCTGGCGCGACATCTCGCAGAGGGTGCGCGCCTTCCACGGGATGATGCTCCTTCTCGAGACGGGCATGATCGGCGCCTTCATCTCGCTCGATCTCTTCCTCTTCTATGTCTTCTGGGAGCTGATGCTGATCCCGATGTATGTCCTGATCGGGGTCTGGGGCGGGCCGCGCAAGATATACGCCGCCGTCAAGTTCGTCCTCTACACGATCGTCGGCTCGTTGCTGATGCTGGTCGCGATCCTGGTCCTCTACCACCTGCACCACGCGCAGACGGGCGTCTATTCCTTCGCCCTGGAGGATCTGCGCCGGACCGCCCTCGCCGCCGGGACCCAGTGGTGGCTCTTCGCCGCCTTCGGGCTCGCCTTCGCCATCAAGGTCCCGGTCTGGCCGCTACACACATGGCTCCCCGACGCGCATGTCGAGGCGCCGACCGCGGGCTCCGTGATCCTCGCGGGCGTGCTTCTGAAGATGGGGACCTACGGATTCCTCAGGCTCGCGATCCCCTTCTTCCCGGACGCAGCCGTGAGGTTCCAGCCCTTCCTCGTCGCGCTCGCGGTCATCGGCATCCTCTACGGCGCGCTCGTCGCGATGGCGCAGACCGACATCAAGAAGCTCGTCGCCTACTCGTCGGTGAGCCATCTCGGGTACGTCATGCTCGGGCTCTTCTCGTTCAACATCGAGGCCTTCTCGGGAGCGCTCTATCAGATGCTCAACCACGGCCTCTCGACCGGCGCCCTCTTCCTCTTGGTCGGCATCCTCTATGAGAGGCGGCACACGAGGATGATCTCGGACTACGGCGGGATCGCGACCAAGGTCCCGCTCTTCACGGCCGCCTTCCTGCTCGTGACCCTCTCGTCGATCGGGCTGCCGGGCCTGAACGGCTTCGTCGGGGAGTTCCTGATCCTGCTGGGCGCCTTCGAGACGCAGAGGACGGCCGCGGTCCTCGCGACCCTCGGCGTCGTCCTCGGGGCCGTCTACATGCTCTGGCTCGCGCAGCGGTTCCTCTTCGGGCCGATGCGCAACCCCGAGAACCGCGCCCTTCGCGACCTGACGCCGCGGGAGGCGCTTGTCCTGGTCCCGATCCTCGTTCTGATCGTCTACATGGGGGTCCAGCCGAGGCCCTTCCTGGATCGGATGGCCCCGGCCCTGCGGGCGGCCCTCGCCCCGGTCGCGGCCGTGAGGGGTCAGGCAGCGGCCCCCGCGCCGCTCCACGGCTTCCTCGGGCGGGAGGACGGCGACGGCCAGTTCGGCGGGAGCGACAGCCTCGGGTGTGAGGCCCGGCTCGGGCGCGAAGGAGGGAGCGGACGATGA
- the nuoL gene encoding NADH-quinone oxidoreductase subunit L: MTYGALALIPLFPLLGALVNGAISLATSHREKAAGRRWVSLIGPLAPTLSFLVTLSAFLKLRLLPEEGRELTQTLFSWIAAGRLDVDLGFLFDPLSAAMLLFVTGVGALIHFYSIGYMGRDRGYARYFAYLNLFTFSMILLVLGDGLLPLFVGWEGVGLCSYLLIGFWHTDEEKAIAGNKAFIVNRIGDFGFLLGIFVLFWALSGGGASGLSYREIAAGSHHLPAGVVTAACLLLFIGAAGKSAQLPLYVWLPDAMAGPTPVSALIHAATMVTSGIYMVSRLSFLYAESALALTVVAVVGGLTALFAATIGMAQFDIKKVLAYSTVSQLGYMFLACGVGAFSAGMFHVVTHAFFKACLFLGAGSVIHALSGEQDIRRMGGLLKRIPVTGWTFLVAWLAIAGVFPFAGFFSKDEILAAAFFAENELLPWLPRALWALGVVTAACTAFYMTRLTGLVFLGRGRLDPDASAHVHESPRSMTIPLMILAAGSLLVGFLGVPEFLIAGGNRFHHWLAPAIAAHGGGERAAHPSAAAEWAVMLISLGAAIAGIVAGLHLYVRRPDLSARIGAALGGLYRLVANKYYVDEAYRAAIVRPVQAGSRVLLWRAIDVRVIDLLVNLVGILGRGASYVVRFAQTGYVQLYAAVLLIGVVILMWVLF, encoded by the coding sequence ATGACCTACGGGGCGCTGGCGCTCATCCCGCTCTTTCCGCTCCTGGGAGCTCTCGTCAACGGGGCGATCTCGCTCGCGACGAGCCACCGAGAGAAAGCCGCCGGCAGGCGATGGGTGAGCCTGATCGGCCCGCTGGCGCCGACTCTCTCCTTCCTGGTCACGCTGTCCGCGTTCCTGAAGCTGCGCCTCCTTCCGGAGGAAGGGCGCGAACTGACCCAGACGCTCTTCTCCTGGATCGCGGCGGGCAGGCTGGATGTCGACCTGGGGTTCCTGTTCGACCCGCTCTCGGCGGCGATGCTCCTCTTCGTGACCGGCGTGGGGGCGCTGATCCACTTCTACTCGATCGGCTACATGGGCCGCGACCGGGGCTACGCGCGCTACTTCGCCTATCTGAACCTCTTCACCTTCTCGATGATCCTGCTGGTCCTCGGCGATGGGCTGCTGCCCCTCTTCGTCGGCTGGGAAGGGGTCGGGCTCTGCTCCTATCTGCTGATCGGCTTCTGGCACACCGACGAGGAGAAGGCGATCGCCGGAAACAAGGCCTTCATCGTGAATCGGATTGGCGACTTCGGATTCCTTCTCGGGATCTTCGTCCTCTTCTGGGCGCTCTCCGGCGGCGGCGCGAGCGGGTTGAGCTACCGCGAGATCGCTGCCGGCTCGCACCATCTCCCGGCCGGCGTCGTCACCGCGGCCTGCCTCCTGCTCTTCATCGGAGCCGCCGGCAAGTCGGCGCAGCTTCCCCTCTATGTCTGGCTCCCCGACGCCATGGCCGGACCCACGCCCGTCTCGGCGCTGATCCACGCGGCGACCATGGTCACATCCGGCATCTACATGGTCAGCCGCCTGTCATTCCTCTACGCGGAGTCGGCCTTGGCCCTCACGGTCGTCGCCGTCGTCGGGGGCCTCACGGCCCTCTTCGCCGCCACGATCGGCATGGCGCAGTTCGACATCAAGAAGGTCCTCGCCTATAGCACCGTCAGTCAGCTCGGCTACATGTTCCTCGCGTGCGGTGTGGGAGCCTTCAGCGCCGGGATGTTCCACGTGGTGACTCACGCCTTCTTCAAGGCGTGCCTCTTCCTCGGAGCGGGAAGCGTCATCCATGCCCTCTCGGGGGAGCAGGATATCCGCAGGATGGGCGGGCTGCTGAAGAGGATCCCGGTGACCGGGTGGACCTTCCTGGTCGCGTGGCTCGCCATCGCGGGAGTCTTCCCCTTCGCGGGGTTCTTCAGCAAGGATGAGATCCTGGCCGCCGCCTTCTTCGCGGAGAACGAGCTTCTCCCCTGGCTCCCCAGGGCGCTCTGGGCCCTCGGCGTCGTGACGGCGGCGTGCACGGCTTTCTACATGACCCGCCTGACCGGCCTTGTCTTTCTCGGCAGGGGGAGGCTCGACCCCGATGCGAGCGCGCACGTCCACGAGTCTCCGCGGTCGATGACAATCCCGCTCATGATCCTCGCGGCGGGATCGCTGCTCGTCGGATTCCTCGGCGTGCCGGAGTTCCTCATCGCGGGGGGCAACCGCTTCCATCACTGGCTCGCCCCCGCGATCGCGGCGCATGGGGGCGGGGAGCGTGCCGCCCACCCGAGCGCGGCGGCCGAATGGGCGGTCATGTTGATCTCCCTGGGGGCGGCGATCGCGGGCATCGTCGCGGGACTCCATCTCTATGTCCGGCGGCCCGATCTCTCGGCGCGGATCGGCGCCGCCCTGGGCGGCCTCTACCGCCTCGTGGCGAACAAGTACTACGTCGACGAGGCCTACAGGGCCGCGATCGTCCGGCCCGTGCAGGCCGGCTCGCGCGTCCTCCTCTGGAGGGCCATCGACGTGAGGGTGATCGACTTGCTGGTCAATCTCGTCGGGATCCTGGGCCGCGGAGCGAGCTACGTCGTGCGATTCGCCCAGACCGGCTACGTGCAGCTCTACGCGGCGGTCTTGCTGATCGGGGTCGTGATCCTGATGTGGGTCCTCTTCTGA
- the nuoK gene encoding NADH-quinone oxidoreductase subunit NuoK, which translates to MGAVGVLSRKNALIVLMSIELMLNAANLAIAAFARYWLQADGQVIVFFVIAIAAVEAAIGLAILVEIFRLRRSVDLEAMSSMRE; encoded by the coding sequence ATGGGAGCCGTGGGGGTCCTGTCGCGCAAGAACGCTCTGATCGTCCTGATGTCGATCGAGTTGATGCTGAACGCGGCGAACCTGGCCATCGCCGCCTTCGCCCGCTACTGGCTGCAGGCCGACGGGCAGGTGATCGTCTTCTTCGTGATCGCGATCGCGGCGGTGGAGGCCGCGATCGGGCTCGCCATCCTCGTCGAGATCTTCCGTCTCCGCAGGAGCGTCGATCTCGAGGCGATGAGCTCGATGAGGGAGTAG
- a CDS encoding NADH-quinone oxidoreductase subunit J: MGAVMFWSLALISVAAAGVAITRRNPLASALALAVCLIAVAGLFAMLSAHLLFILQILVYAGAVVVLIVFVIMLLNLGDADLRTMGVQWGRFAIAGAVCLLGCVATLRATRGIPGLWRPEPPGFGTAGAVGEALFGRHLISFELIGLILLVGILGAVVLAKKGE, translated from the coding sequence ATGGGCGCCGTGATGTTCTGGTCCCTGGCATTGATCAGCGTCGCAGCGGCCGGGGTGGCGATCACGCGACGCAACCCGCTGGCGAGCGCCCTCGCCCTCGCGGTCTGCCTCATCGCGGTCGCCGGGCTCTTCGCCATGCTGAGCGCCCATCTCCTCTTCATCCTGCAGATTCTCGTCTACGCGGGCGCGGTCGTGGTGCTCATCGTCTTCGTGATCATGCTCCTCAATCTCGGGGATGCCGATCTGCGGACGATGGGGGTCCAGTGGGGTCGGTTCGCGATCGCGGGCGCCGTCTGCCTCCTCGGATGCGTCGCGACCTTGAGGGCGACCCGGGGGATTCCTGGGCTGTGGCGGCCCGAGCCGCCTGGATTCGGGACGGCCGGCGCCGTCGGCGAAGCGCTCTTTGGCCGCCACCTGATCTCATTCGAGCTGATCGGTCTGATCCTCTTGGTCGGGATCCTCGGCGCCGTCGTCCTGGCGAAGAAAGGGGAATGA
- a CDS encoding NADH-quinone oxidoreductase subunit I, translating into MKVPSPRLRWYERLYLYEVARGMKVTMGHLLRNLFRQSEMPTIQWPEEPKPLPVRLKGRHRLTLRDDGSPKCVACYMCQTACPARCIHIVAEESPEPTIEKRPKVFDIDMLRCVFCGYCVEACPEDAIRMDTGEMAIVSDKREDFIFRIDFLLRGKGEEWKEQGVAESPRRGGLAEPPDDQSEQDLDGGRAGKPPVPSQW; encoded by the coding sequence ATGAAGGTCCCGAGCCCCCGGCTGCGCTGGTACGAGAGGCTCTACCTCTATGAGGTGGCGCGCGGCATGAAGGTCACGATGGGCCACCTGCTCAGAAACCTGTTCCGGCAGAGCGAAATGCCGACCATCCAATGGCCGGAGGAGCCGAAGCCCCTCCCGGTCCGGTTGAAGGGGAGGCACCGGCTGACGCTCAGGGACGACGGGTCACCGAAGTGCGTCGCCTGCTACATGTGCCAGACCGCGTGCCCTGCGCGCTGCATCCACATCGTGGCGGAGGAGTCGCCCGAGCCGACGATCGAGAAGCGGCCGAAGGTCTTCGACATCGACATGCTCAGATGCGTATTCTGCGGCTATTGCGTCGAGGCCTGCCCGGAGGACGCCATCCGGATGGACACCGGAGAGATGGCGATCGTGAGCGACAAGAGGGAGGACTTCATCTTCCGCATCGACTTCCTCCTCCGGGGGAAGGGGGAGGAGTGGAAGGAGCAGGGCGTCGCGGAGAGTCCGCGAAGGGGAGGCCTCGCGGAACCCCCGGACGATCAATCGGAGCAGGACCTGGACGGCGGGCGCGCGGGGAAGCCGCCCGTGCCGTCGCAATGGTGA